The following coding sequences lie in one Lepeophtheirus salmonis chromosome 11, UVic_Lsal_1.4, whole genome shotgun sequence genomic window:
- the LOC121126081 gene encoding uncharacterized protein: MNSGYRNNGNYSDMGPYSDGPSYNKFPKMSNQGKFGEGMMEGYSNRNSPFQQRQMMPGSNMPSQSVFQQRGTMSQGRPMTSNSSSLSGNMNSISGTSFFSSFGSDARSHFKSTFSAPMSSMSPLQSRPSLGPIDSESSNGVLSRGGFMNPMFSGSNMNSNNNFMNNDSKSNMDGRRGPSLNPGFQQMHNKQQDFSNESLMFNERNRFSHSPSRNFRSNSVPHNVSGVGNDHPSARPMMNFRDNGMTRRLSKDSRPNNSMRGRKDMRGNGFAGKKRFAPSQGLQASKKRIALSKKRINEKLKTKDNDVSQEDSGENAEKNRVSALKRLGPKLSIVDRLGNKTAKKSGDQKDNVSRSQSQEKIEEKENSVEMESSPSSSDKVICPHCGTTGDTKEDYNKHLSDNVHAKAMKQLKYRLMVTLNNMRSRQKTALEEVEKNEGFVQGLAIFCKTCKIIHHSKLTDHIETELHKCIEKFLKPTCTFCNSEFQSPMAFETHNSTYFHLKKAIGDESSGNTMEYEMEAHAFNLEDLVTVDEVGVVDYEIEIGSGPISNKKTESLNGKSKVKTTPPAPKIVIEDSSPRDTNKVQASTVKKVTTTVVKTTGAKKENVSKKTGGMKKDALESKVGGNKNVSIKKIEMKKQDTQSEKKLQPKQSILKKSAEQISDVEENEKEKVEMKLNPGIPLGVSLVKKVEALFCDICKEYLPPQEKNGKMDDDELINSHCKSSAHQSAFIEKEDKNDAKDFTFNEDELDYEPDEYE; the protein is encoded by the exons ATGAACTCTGGTTACAGGAACAATGGTAACTACTCGGACATGGGACCCTACTCTGATGGTCCCAGTTACAACAAG tttcCGAAAATGTCGAATCAAGGGAAATTTGGAGAAGGCATGATGGAG GGTTATTCGAATAGAAATTCTCCATTTCAACAAAGACAGATGATGCCAGGATCTAATATGCCATCGCAGTCGGTTTTTCAGCAACGTGGAACAATGTCACAGGGTCGTCCGATGACATCAAATTCATCTAGCCTTAGTGGCAACATGAATTCAATCTCTGGCactagttttttttcttctttcggCTCTGATGCCAGGAGTCATTTTAAGTCCACTTTTTCCGCTCCTATGTCCTCAATGTCGCCGCTTCAATCGAGACCTTCGTTAGGTCCAATTGACTCTGAATCCTCTAACGGAGTTCTATCCAGAGGAGGATTCATGAATCCTATGTTTAGTGGTTCAAATATGaacagtaataataattttatgaataatgattCCAAAAGCAACATGGACGGAAGACGAGGCCCTTCTTTAAATCCCGGTTTTCAGCAAATGCATAATAAACAACAAGATTTCTCAAATGAGTCGCTTATGTTCAATGAGCGTAATCGCTTTTCTCATTCACCATCTCGGAATTTTAGATCTAACTCGGTTCCACATAATGTATCTGGAGTAGGGAATGATCATCCTTCTGCACGGCCAATGATGAACTTTAGAGATAACGGGATGACTCGCAGACTATCTAAAGATTCTAGGCCTAATAATTCCATGAGAGGGAGAAAAGACATGAGAGGAAACGGCTTTGCGGGTAAAAAGAGATTTGCACCATCTCAAGGCCTTCAAGCCTCTAAAAAGCGAATTGCTTTAAGCAAAAAGAGGATAAACGAGAAATTAAAAACGAAAGACAACGATGTTTCTCAAGAAGATAGTGGTGAAAATGCTGAGAAAAATCGTGTCAGTGCTTTGAAACGATTAGGTCCTAAACTCAGTATTGTTGATCGACTTGGCAATAAGACTGCGAAGAAATCCGGAGATCAAAAAGATAATGTCTCAAG ATCACAAAGTCAGGAAAAGattgaagaaaaggaaaatagtgTAGAAATGGAGTCAAGTCCTTCTTCATCTGACAAAGTTATATGTCCTCATTGTGGAACAACAGGAGATACCAAGGAG GATTATAATAAGCACTTATCTGATAATGTTCATGCTAAAGCCATGAAACAATTGAAGTATCGCTTAATGGtaactttaaataatatgagaAGTCGTCAAAAGACTGCACTGGAAGAGGTGGAGAAAAATGAGGGATTTGTTCAGGGTCTTGCCATTTTCTGTAAAACCTGTAAGATCATTCATCATTCTAAACTCACAGATCATATTGAGACAGAGCTGCACAAATGTATTGAAAAGTTCCTTAAACCTACCTGCACTTTCTGTAACTCGGAGTTTCAATCCCCCATGGCCTTTGAAACACACAACTCAACTTACTTCCATTTAAAG aaagcAATTGGCGATGAATCATCTGGTAACACTATGGAATATGAGATGGAAGCTCATGCTTTTAATTTGGAGGACTTGGTCACTGTTGACGAAGTTGGAGTTGTTGACTATGAGATTGAAATTGGATCTGGTCCCATCTCGAATAAAAAAACGGAGTCATTGAACGGTAAATCAAAAGTAAAGACGACGCCGCCGGCGCCTAAGATAGTGATTGAAGACTCTTCTCCTCGAGATACCAATAAGGTTCAAGCTAGTACGGTCAAAAAGGTTACTACTACTGTCGTCAAGACGACAGGAGCTAAAAAGGAAAACGTTTCTAAGAAAACGGGTGGAATGAAAAAGGATGCTCTGGAGTCCAAAGTAGgaggaaataaaaatgtatcaataaagaaaattgaaatgaagAAGCAAGATACTCAATCTGAGAAGAAACTCCAACCCAAGCAGTCTATCCTCAAGAAATCCGCGGAACAAATAAGTGATGTGGAAGAAAACGAGAAAGAAAAAGTAGAGATGAAGCTAAATCCTGGGATTCCCTTGGGAGTGTCTCTGGTCAAGAAGGTTGAAGCATTGTTTTGCGACATTTGCAAGGAGTACTTGCctcctcaagaaaaaaatgggaaaatggATGATGATGAACTCATTAATTCACACTGCAAGTCTTCCGCGCATCAAAGTGCATTTATTGAAAAGGAGGACAAGAACGATGCTAAAGAC tttacttTCAATGAGGATGAATTGGACTATGAGCCGGATGAGTATGAGTAG